A genomic segment from Paenibacillus sp. FSL K6-1096 encodes:
- the uidA gene encoding beta-glucuronidase, translating to MLYPIMTETRSLYDLGGIWSFKLDHGAGWEERWYESRLLDTIPMAVPSAYNDLGVSPEIRNHVGWVWYERELTLPAKILDERLVLRFGSATHKAKVFINGSLVMEHSGGFLPFEGVINDFIRPGANRLTVAVHNVVDYTTLPVGLYTETEGPDGKKKVKNQPNFDFFNFAGLQRPVRIYSTPRTFVEDVTVVTDYTDGNGIVRYSVDINGEADVRVTVLDEEGNEVCSGTEPSGLMDIPSVRLWQPLNAYLYTLRIELLQSGQLADVYEQPFGVRTVEVKEGQFLINGEPFYFKGYGKHEDTPFHGRGLDEAANIMDFNLMKWSGANSFRTAHYPYAEEVMRLADREGFVVIDETPAVGLDLNFLVMLSGGAKKETWAEVQTFGHHQQVIRELISRDKNHACVVMWNVANEPASYEDGAYEYFKPLIEQLREEDPQHRPVTLVTHIEATPADDRISELIDVLAFNRYYGWYVDGGDLESAKIKLRQELEAWTRRCPGKPMMMTEYGTDTVAGLHDVEPVMFTEEYQVAFYRANHEVFDEFQEFVGEQVWNFADFATGQGIIRVQGNKKGIFTRDRKPKAAAHELRRRWTGIPDFGYKK from the coding sequence GTGCTGTATCCAATAATGACGGAAACCCGCAGTCTGTATGATCTGGGCGGGATATGGAGCTTCAAGCTGGACCACGGCGCGGGATGGGAGGAGCGCTGGTATGAATCCAGGCTCCTGGACACCATCCCGATGGCGGTGCCGTCCGCTTATAATGATCTTGGCGTAAGCCCGGAGATCCGTAATCATGTCGGCTGGGTGTGGTACGAGCGGGAGCTGACGCTCCCGGCGAAGATTCTGGACGAGCGCCTGGTTCTCCGCTTTGGCTCGGCCACCCACAAGGCCAAGGTGTTCATCAACGGAAGCCTGGTAATGGAGCATTCCGGTGGCTTCCTGCCCTTCGAGGGCGTGATTAATGACTTTATCCGGCCCGGCGCGAACCGGTTGACTGTGGCGGTGCATAATGTGGTGGATTACACTACATTGCCGGTTGGCCTGTATACGGAGACCGAAGGTCCGGACGGGAAAAAGAAAGTGAAGAACCAGCCGAACTTCGATTTCTTCAACTTTGCCGGACTGCAGCGGCCGGTGCGGATCTATTCTACGCCGCGAACCTTCGTAGAGGACGTAACGGTGGTTACGGATTACACTGACGGGAACGGAATCGTACGGTATAGCGTGGACATTAACGGCGAAGCCGATGTCCGGGTTACAGTGCTGGATGAGGAAGGGAATGAGGTCTGCTCAGGGACGGAACCCTCCGGGCTAATGGATATTCCCTCCGTCAGGTTATGGCAGCCGCTGAACGCCTACTTGTATACCTTGAGAATCGAGCTGCTGCAATCGGGGCAATTGGCGGATGTCTATGAGCAGCCGTTCGGCGTGCGGACGGTTGAGGTGAAAGAAGGGCAGTTTCTGATTAATGGCGAGCCCTTCTACTTCAAGGGGTACGGCAAGCATGAGGATACCCCGTTCCATGGCCGGGGGCTGGATGAAGCCGCGAATATTATGGATTTCAACCTGATGAAATGGTCAGGCGCCAATTCCTTCCGCACCGCGCATTATCCTTATGCCGAGGAAGTGATGCGGCTGGCCGACCGTGAAGGCTTCGTCGTTATCGATGAGACGCCTGCGGTAGGGCTGGACCTTAATTTCCTCGTCATGCTGTCAGGGGGAGCGAAGAAGGAGACCTGGGCTGAGGTGCAGACCTTCGGGCATCACCAGCAGGTGATCCGGGAGCTGATCAGCCGGGACAAGAACCATGCCTGCGTGGTCATGTGGAATGTCGCCAATGAACCGGCTTCCTATGAGGATGGGGCTTACGAATACTTCAAGCCGCTGATCGAACAGCTGCGGGAGGAAGATCCGCAGCACCGTCCGGTCACCCTGGTGACCCATATTGAAGCCACGCCTGCCGATGACCGGATCTCCGAGCTGATCGATGTGCTTGCCTTCAACCGTTATTACGGCTGGTATGTGGACGGGGGAGACCTGGAGTCAGCGAAGATTAAGCTGCGGCAGGAGCTGGAAGCCTGGACCAGACGCTGCCCCGGCAAGCCGATGATGATGACCGAATACGGTACCGATACCGTGGCCGGGCTTCATGATGTGGAGCCGGTTATGTTCACGGAGGAATATCAGGTGGCCTTCTACCGGGCCAATCATGAAGTCTTCGACGAGTTCCAGGAATTTGTGGGCGAGCAGGTCTGGAATTTCGCCGACTTTGCCACCGGACAGGGAATTATCCGCGTACAGGGCAACAAGAAAGGCATCTTCACCCGTGACCGCAAGCCGAAGGCGGCCGCTCATGAGCTGCGCCGGAGATGGACCGGGATACCAGATTTCGGCTATAAGAAATAA
- a CDS encoding GNAT family N-acetyltransferase, translated as MEVKMKATIQQITDANKELFENLFNYYLYELSAYSQEDIGTEGTFEMEDISPYYRDERLYPYFITFNDRIVGFILITSPPYVAREVDYSVQELFVLPKYRGTNIAKDAVMQIFTLHSGRYEVGMFKSNVKAVKFWTKLVAALQIPVSIEDGVTEIQGNVVQTMGMKFTVS; from the coding sequence ATGGAGGTTAAAATGAAGGCGACTATTCAGCAAATAACAGATGCAAACAAAGAACTATTTGAGAACTTATTTAACTATTATCTCTATGAGCTTTCTGCTTACTCGCAGGAGGATATCGGAACAGAAGGTACATTCGAAATGGAAGATATCTCGCCATATTATAGGGACGAACGGTTGTATCCTTACTTCATCACATTTAATGACAGAATCGTTGGTTTTATTCTGATTACCTCTCCTCCTTATGTTGCCAGGGAAGTGGACTATTCAGTGCAGGAACTGTTTGTATTGCCCAAATACAGAGGTACAAATATAGCCAAAGATGCTGTCATGCAAATCTTCACCCTGCATTCGGGCCGCTACGAAGTAGGGATGTTCAAATCCAATGTAAAGGCGGTTAAGTTCTGGACAAAGTTGGTAGCAGCACTTCAAATTCCAGTCTCCATAGAAGATGGGGTCACTGAAATTCAAGGAAATGTAGTGCAGACGATGGGTATGAAATTTACGGTATCCTGA
- a CDS encoding AraC family transcriptional regulator — translation MEQNIKYVFNPIPEEMICFHKATTTEQLNPAHPYHQHDAYEIYLFLRGNTYMYVEQSCYKLSPGDLLLIRPGEMHRCVCADNQIYERIGLNLRKSALQRLSSRRTNLLACFEASPSGLNTLIRLSRDQCAFYSRLADQLIHSLHSEDYGQDLLADSYATRLLVFINTLQQSSAALPHNLMPELVRQTMAYIEEHLLEPIYSAQLEQEFHYSGKYISQQFKEHTGLTIRSYIVNKRVSLAMSHLTAGKSVAAACELSGFSDYANFIRSFTKVAGVSPGRYRTGMLP, via the coding sequence ATGGAGCAGAATATCAAGTATGTGTTCAACCCGATCCCGGAAGAGATGATCTGTTTCCACAAGGCCACCACCACGGAGCAGCTCAACCCGGCTCACCCCTATCACCAGCACGATGCCTACGAAATCTATCTCTTCCTGAGAGGCAACACCTATATGTATGTGGAGCAGTCCTGCTACAAGCTCTCCCCCGGCGACCTGCTGCTGATCCGGCCCGGCGAGATGCACCGCTGCGTCTGTGCCGACAACCAGATCTATGAGCGGATCGGGCTGAATCTCCGAAAATCCGCCCTGCAGCGGCTGTCCAGCCGCCGCACGAATCTGCTCGCCTGCTTCGAGGCCTCTCCCTCCGGGCTGAATACGCTGATCCGGCTCTCCCGGGACCAGTGCGCCTTCTATTCGCGGCTGGCCGACCAATTGATTCACAGCCTCCACTCAGAGGACTACGGCCAGGACCTGCTGGCCGATTCCTATGCAACCCGGCTGCTTGTGTTCATCAACACCCTGCAGCAGTCCTCCGCCGCCCTGCCGCACAATCTCATGCCGGAGCTGGTCCGCCAGACGATGGCTTACATTGAAGAGCATCTGCTTGAACCGATCTACTCCGCCCAGCTTGAGCAGGAGTTTCATTACAGCGGCAAATATATAAGCCAGCAGTTCAAGGAGCACACGGGACTTACGATCCGCTCCTACATCGTCAATAAGCGTGTCTCCCTGGCCATGAGCCACCTAACCGCCGGCAAAAGTGTCGCGGCCGCCTGCGAGCTGTCCGGCTTCAGCGATTATGCCAACTTCATCCGCAGCTTCACCAAGGTGGCCGGTGTGTCACCAGGCAGATACCGGACTGGTATGCTGCCGTAA
- a CDS encoding carbohydrate-binding protein: MKSKFKKTLLTLLASVTMLSAMVIPPPPKVNAASDVTVNLSDQKQVIRGFGGINHPVWIGDLTAAQRETAFGNGANQLGFSILRISVDENPNNWYRELDTAKAAIAKGAIVFASPWNPPSSMTETFNRNGNPSAKRLRYDKYGAYAQHLNDFVTYMKNNGVDLYAISVQNEPDYAETWTWWTPAEMLNFMKNYAGAINCRVIAPESFQYLKNMSDPILNDSQALANMDILGAHLYGTQVNNFAYPLFKQKGAGKDLWMTEVYYPNSNNNSANLWPEALEVAYHMHNALVEGDFQAYVWWYIRRQYSPMNEDGTISKRGDSMAQFSKFIRPGYVRVDATKNPNTNVYVSAYKGDNKAVIVAINKSTSAVSQKFVLQNGTASSASAWITDASRKVAAGASINVSNGSFTAQLPAQSVTTFVAELGSGGGTGSGTTYEAETDTTLTNAVVETINAGYTGSGYVNFNAATDAAIQWNSVYCAVAGTKNLKFRYALESGTRNLDVYVNGSKVISNAAFTATGAWSSWGEKTVQVPMNVGNNTVKVVTTGTEGPNVDSINVTAQ, encoded by the coding sequence ATGAAATCAAAATTCAAAAAAACACTGCTGACCCTATTGGCTAGTGTGACCATGCTGTCTGCAATGGTGATTCCGCCGCCGCCCAAAGTAAATGCGGCCAGCGATGTGACCGTCAATCTGTCTGACCAGAAGCAGGTGATCCGCGGATTCGGGGGCATCAACCATCCGGTCTGGATCGGCGATCTGACAGCCGCGCAGCGGGAGACCGCCTTCGGCAACGGGGCGAACCAGCTGGGATTCTCGATTCTGAGAATCTCTGTAGACGAGAACCCGAACAACTGGTATAGGGAACTGGATACGGCCAAGGCAGCCATTGCCAAGGGAGCAATCGTCTTTGCATCGCCGTGGAATCCGCCCAGCAGCATGACAGAGACCTTCAACCGCAACGGGAATCCCTCGGCCAAGCGTCTCAGATATGACAAGTACGGCGCATATGCCCAGCATCTGAATGATTTCGTGACGTACATGAAGAATAACGGGGTGGATCTGTATGCCATCTCGGTGCAGAATGAGCCGGACTATGCCGAGACCTGGACCTGGTGGACGCCTGCCGAAATGCTGAACTTCATGAAGAATTATGCCGGTGCGATTAATTGCCGGGTTATTGCTCCGGAATCTTTTCAATATCTGAAGAATATGTCTGACCCGATCCTGAATGACTCCCAGGCGCTGGCCAATATGGACATTCTGGGGGCGCACTTGTATGGAACTCAGGTGAACAACTTTGCCTATCCGCTCTTCAAGCAGAAGGGTGCAGGCAAAGATCTGTGGATGACCGAGGTCTATTACCCGAACAGCAATAACAACTCGGCCAACCTGTGGCCGGAGGCGCTGGAGGTGGCATACCATATGCACAATGCGCTGGTGGAAGGGGATTTCCAGGCCTATGTATGGTGGTATATCCGCCGTCAATACAGCCCGATGAATGAGGACGGTACCATCAGCAAGCGCGGGGACAGCATGGCCCAGTTCTCCAAGTTTATCCGCCCGGGTTATGTAAGAGTGGACGCCACGAAGAACCCGAATACCAATGTCTATGTCTCCGCCTACAAGGGTGATAACAAGGCAGTCATTGTCGCTATTAACAAAAGCACATCGGCCGTAAGCCAGAAGTTTGTCCTGCAGAACGGGACGGCCTCCAGTGCCTCGGCATGGATCACGGATGCGAGCCGGAAGGTTGCTGCGGGAGCATCCATCAATGTATCGAATGGTTCCTTTACAGCCCAGCTTCCGGCGCAAAGTGTAACGACCTTTGTAGCGGAGCTTGGAAGCGGGGGCGGCACCGGCTCGGGAACGACTTATGAAGCTGAGACTGACACCACATTGACGAATGCGGTCGTAGAGACAATCAATGCCGGTTATACGGGCAGCGGCTACGTCAATTTTAATGCGGCAACGGATGCTGCGATCCAGTGGAACAGTGTGTACTGTGCCGTGGCCGGGACCAAGAATCTGAAATTCCGCTATGCCCTGGAGAGCGGCACAAGAAATCTGGATGTGTATGTGAACGGCAGCAAGGTCATCAGCAATGCCGCGTTTACCGCAACGGGGGCCTGGTCCTCCTGGGGAGAGAAGACGGTTCAGGTCCCTATGAATGTCGGCAACAATACGGTTAAAGTGGTGACTACCGGTACGGAAGGACCGAATGTGGACAGCATTAATGTGACCGCCCAGTAA
- a CDS encoding S-layer homology domain-containing protein → MSKKIRRKALTASMAGVLLLSVITPMPFSNPLQAAPAAAAQAATAPAQVTADWYKTYQTMDGVGAAYAYTDSVHMLQLASAGHQDTVRHLLDLTFSEQKGTGHDIVRVIIGDNGGLTASGATAASPGFNPLTSLLADVNNPGFDIEGNAIPMRGTAGQYGYKIEAENRYYDGNTDSIWPVEPEHAPGTLVPVQDFIWDYPSWNQPIGNDDGGPTNLLSKPGEQPVVIKNSPRTRKELFDIDQVWTMLQAQQYGVKQFYACTWTVPYWMSQSNTNSPSKIIRSDTATINGQPVKIYYQAYADYLVNYIRGMWEQWGIPITHINPFNEVDLANGSAAYVTELINGYIGPALKKSMQPGGALYDIRNPEGKLIDFIPQLAAVDGTNLGASLSRGGEVFSQTDPDNALDKNPYLDVFTTHLYGTVGIGTDENKLYHTGDFSKSPLDYTRDGSKYPEWLNKYKLWQAEFMNQDTGDGSAGAYTQRYGNQNINDAVRWSNLMTNMFTSNPGFNGFVWWSMWDSNGADGSDLIRFVSTNSQQEPGRISTLTGEYRLFKRFYGYGHFSRFMNPGDVRFDVTRVPAPDLNVVGFKNPVTSDFSITVSNANNDDSVQPLEFNLKDFPDGTDSVTVFRTSGSENQKKLGTIPVSGGKFVIDIPSASIVTIVPSKGTFATYHGLDGERDIFSTLEGEANDNHVPGDSAGQAGRANEAVTLGDGGVLAYKNVNFADGSANGGVVRRHLLYLTAQTKSAQGGKLAAYVLPVGTAVSSTADILSEGTRVAAIPVPANDSYGKFQAMVDTGDLSAYGHKDLYIVAELSGADGTITVDRFLFGAGDSDWSAAANNSVVTIPGNLLLNGDFDTATSVSTDHWSAGRYNNGSFEPAVTGPVLTADTIQSYSGLSRYLKNSSTSKVAGSGKLAGRISAAEQYDGIWQDVTGKLSPGESYNFKGYFLSMMSRPDSYDVAAEHPGDVEVALVYYDKDGVQLGIEPVNGRDMPEPYAAREAGDPAYWQNGKLIGRILEGGPLGLSSFQPVDVKVADWHETPNQPFTYDEPAGTAKVVLAVYAKDANILYADQMSLTPEVIVSRNLFIDGVQPSDFDQAKLEYTFTVTGNAIPKVTAVTSDPAELVSVSQANSAQGTAVVRFIKGGQVKTYKIFFRTNEAVDFSNGLPAGWEVVNPADPQTALRYSADGAELQTLKSDTDYPGSHNMLQLPGSAEGNWTLTAKLTVDKPLNDPSMGENAQVGLGISGSSSGEFYRINARKVSSNIKVNNSGKTGTQSFTNNTNQTNLSGTNYYLRIVKEGNVVQGYFSTNSGSFWTTMGNPSTYTPEFFKAARVQLYGTNTSAVTDFKVTFSGVTLAKTLGETGEIWPEGSKLEATSVTRTGVTLSWPAAMDNLGVTGYRIYNGIDAEPLLVTGIEPVETPAGAVYRYEISGLLPNTQYTFKVEARDAAGNWSKDGPSTMVTTLPGEDITPPVWAEGSKLEASGIMSDGLTLTWSATATDDSGIYGYRITNGTGDQPITVTDAVYTETVTGAVYSYQVTGLQPGTTYSFKVEAGDTGGNWSADGPSVSATTLPAEDTTPPVWPEESMLEASRITASGLVLTWTQAADDTGVTDYKVYRGSEEIAALSGTELRYEVTGLAAGTAYHFSVQAGDEAGNWSKNGPALSVTTLKDSGGPSEPTPAPTLKPTPTPTPASTPAPTSAPGSMTSSAPTPTPVPGTVVSPTPSPAVTPAPSPVPVSPFRDVQAKYSWASEAIDTLYGLGIITGTSGTTFNPEKNITRADFVLMLVRALGLEAEAEADSSFADVNQGTYYYEALGIAKKLGIIQGVDGSRFNPKSEITRQDMMVIASRALKAVSKLPVSGSAGDLSSYVDRNEVAEYAVDSVAALVRAGIVQGDGTSIHPEAATTRAEAAVMIFRILKR, encoded by the coding sequence ATGAGTAAAAAGATCAGGAGAAAGGCACTCACGGCTTCAATGGCTGGCGTGCTGCTGCTGTCCGTCATTACCCCTATGCCATTCTCTAACCCGCTTCAAGCTGCTCCGGCGGCTGCCGCTCAGGCCGCTACTGCTCCGGCACAGGTAACCGCCGATTGGTACAAGACGTACCAGACCATGGACGGCGTGGGCGCCGCTTATGCTTATACGGACTCCGTGCATATGCTGCAGCTCGCTTCCGCCGGCCATCAGGATACCGTCAGGCATCTGCTCGATCTGACCTTCAGTGAACAGAAGGGTACAGGCCACGACATTGTGAGAGTGATCATCGGCGACAACGGCGGTCTGACCGCTTCCGGGGCAACGGCGGCCAGCCCGGGCTTCAACCCGCTTACCAGTCTCCTGGCCGATGTGAACAATCCCGGCTTCGACATTGAAGGAAATGCCATTCCCATGCGCGGGACAGCGGGACAATACGGCTACAAGATCGAAGCGGAGAACCGTTATTACGATGGCAATACCGACAGCATCTGGCCGGTGGAACCGGAGCACGCTCCCGGAACCCTTGTACCTGTGCAAGACTTCATCTGGGACTATCCCTCCTGGAATCAGCCGATCGGCAATGACGACGGCGGTCCGACCAATCTTCTCAGCAAGCCCGGTGAACAGCCGGTAGTCATCAAGAACTCCCCGCGTACCCGCAAAGAGCTGTTCGATATCGATCAGGTCTGGACCATGCTTCAGGCCCAGCAGTATGGCGTCAAGCAATTCTACGCCTGCACCTGGACCGTACCTTACTGGATGAGCCAATCCAACACCAATTCTCCCAGCAAAATTATCCGCAGCGACACCGCCACCATTAACGGACAACCGGTCAAAATATATTATCAGGCCTATGCAGATTATCTTGTCAATTATATCCGCGGCATGTGGGAGCAGTGGGGGATTCCGATTACTCACATCAATCCTTTTAACGAAGTCGATCTGGCGAACGGCTCCGCCGCTTACGTTACTGAACTGATTAACGGCTATATCGGGCCTGCCTTGAAGAAATCGATGCAGCCCGGCGGCGCTCTTTATGATATCCGTAACCCGGAAGGCAAGCTCATCGACTTCATCCCCCAGCTTGCCGCAGTGGACGGCACGAATCTGGGCGCTTCCTTAAGCAGAGGCGGTGAAGTGTTCTCGCAGACGGACCCGGACAATGCGCTTGACAAGAATCCGTACCTCGATGTATTCACCACCCATCTCTACGGTACGGTCGGCATCGGTACGGATGAGAACAAGCTGTACCACACCGGTGATTTCTCTAAGAGTCCTCTGGATTACACCAGGGATGGCAGCAAATATCCCGAATGGCTGAACAAGTATAAGCTCTGGCAGGCAGAATTCATGAACCAGGACACCGGTGACGGGTCGGCCGGCGCATACACCCAGCGGTACGGCAATCAGAATATCAATGACGCCGTGCGCTGGTCCAATCTGATGACGAATATGTTCACCAGCAATCCGGGCTTTAACGGCTTTGTCTGGTGGAGCATGTGGGACAGCAACGGCGCGGACGGCTCTGACCTGATCCGCTTCGTGAGTACCAATTCCCAGCAGGAGCCGGGACGGATCAGTACACTGACGGGTGAATACCGGTTGTTCAAGCGCTTTTACGGCTACGGCCATTTCTCCCGGTTCATGAATCCCGGCGATGTGCGCTTTGATGTTACACGCGTACCCGCGCCCGATCTGAATGTGGTCGGCTTCAAGAATCCGGTTACCAGTGATTTCTCCATCACAGTATCGAATGCGAACAACGATGACAGCGTTCAGCCGCTGGAATTCAATCTGAAGGACTTCCCGGACGGAACGGACAGTGTGACCGTGTTCCGCACCTCGGGAAGCGAGAATCAGAAGAAGCTGGGCACCATTCCGGTAAGCGGCGGCAAGTTCGTTATTGACATTCCGTCCGCCAGCATCGTGACGATTGTTCCGTCCAAGGGCACCTTTGCCACCTATCACGGACTTGACGGGGAACGCGACATTTTCTCCACGCTGGAAGGAGAGGCTAATGACAACCATGTGCCCGGTGACAGCGCAGGCCAGGCGGGCCGGGCCAACGAGGCAGTGACCCTGGGCGACGGCGGAGTTCTTGCATACAAGAATGTGAACTTCGCAGACGGCTCGGCGAACGGCGGAGTAGTCCGCAGACACTTGCTGTACCTTACCGCCCAGACGAAATCGGCCCAGGGGGGCAAGCTTGCCGCTTATGTGCTTCCGGTGGGGACTGCTGTCAGCAGCACTGCCGATATTCTGTCCGAAGGTACGCGGGTTGCAGCGATTCCGGTACCGGCCAACGACAGCTACGGCAAATTCCAGGCTATGGTCGATACCGGTGATCTCAGTGCTTACGGGCACAAGGACCTCTATATTGTGGCTGAGCTGAGCGGAGCTGACGGTACCATTACCGTTGACCGCTTCCTGTTCGGCGCAGGCGATTCAGACTGGAGTGCAGCCGCCAATAACTCGGTCGTGACGATTCCGGGGAACCTGCTGCTGAATGGTGATTTCGATACAGCCACAAGCGTAAGCACCGATCACTGGTCGGCAGGCCGTTACAATAACGGCAGCTTCGAGCCTGCTGTCACAGGACCAGTACTCACAGCTGATACGATACAGAGCTACTCGGGACTCTCCCGCTACCTGAAGAACAGCTCCACCTCCAAGGTAGCCGGGTCCGGCAAGCTTGCAGGCCGCATCAGTGCTGCGGAGCAGTATGACGGTATCTGGCAGGATGTGACCGGCAAGCTAAGCCCGGGAGAGAGCTATAATTTCAAGGGCTATTTCCTCTCGATGATGAGCCGTCCGGACAGCTATGATGTCGCAGCAGAGCATCCCGGAGATGTGGAAGTGGCGCTGGTGTATTACGACAAGGACGGAGTTCAGCTTGGCATTGAGCCGGTCAACGGACGCGATATGCCGGAACCTTATGCTGCCCGTGAGGCCGGAGATCCGGCATACTGGCAGAACGGCAAATTGATTGGACGTATTCTTGAAGGCGGCCCGCTGGGTCTCAGCTCCTTCCAGCCTGTGGATGTGAAGGTGGCGGATTGGCATGAGACGCCTAATCAGCCGTTTACGTACGACGAACCCGCAGGGACAGCGAAGGTAGTGCTGGCGGTGTATGCGAAGGATGCCAACATCCTGTATGCCGACCAAATGTCGCTTACCCCTGAGGTTATTGTCTCGCGCAACCTCTTTATCGATGGTGTTCAGCCGTCTGATTTTGACCAGGCGAAGCTGGAATATACATTTACGGTGACCGGAAACGCCATTCCGAAGGTAACGGCGGTGACCAGCGATCCGGCTGAGCTTGTGAGTGTCTCGCAGGCGAACAGTGCGCAAGGCACGGCAGTGGTTCGTTTTATCAAAGGCGGGCAAGTGAAGACCTACAAAATCTTCTTCCGTACGAACGAGGCGGTTGATTTCTCGAATGGCCTTCCGGCAGGCTGGGAGGTGGTGAACCCGGCTGATCCGCAGACTGCACTCCGTTATAGCGCAGACGGGGCGGAGCTTCAGACCTTGAAGAGCGATACGGACTATCCGGGCAGCCATAATATGCTGCAGCTTCCGGGCTCCGCTGAAGGCAACTGGACGCTGACGGCGAAGCTCACCGTTGACAAACCGCTGAATGATCCGTCCATGGGCGAGAATGCCCAGGTTGGGCTTGGCATCAGCGGCAGTTCAAGCGGAGAATTTTACCGGATCAATGCCAGAAAGGTCAGCAGCAATATCAAAGTCAATAATTCAGGCAAAACCGGCACCCAGTCCTTCACCAACAATACGAATCAGACCAACCTGAGCGGGACTAATTATTACTTGCGGATTGTAAAAGAAGGCAATGTGGTGCAAGGCTATTTCTCGACCAACAGCGGTTCCTTCTGGACCACAATGGGCAATCCGTCCACGTATACCCCGGAATTCTTCAAGGCTGCCAGGGTGCAATTGTATGGAACCAATACAAGCGCTGTTACGGACTTCAAAGTCACCTTCTCAGGAGTTACCCTGGCGAAGACCCTGGGCGAGACGGGAGAGATCTGGCCGGAGGGAAGCAAGCTTGAGGCTACCAGTGTTACGCGCACCGGGGTTACCTTATCGTGGCCCGCGGCAATGGATAATCTGGGCGTTACCGGCTACCGCATCTACAACGGGATCGATGCCGAGCCGCTGCTTGTAACCGGCATTGAGCCGGTGGAGACCCCAGCCGGAGCCGTATACCGTTATGAGATATCCGGGCTGCTGCCGAACACGCAGTATACCTTCAAAGTGGAGGCAAGAGATGCTGCGGGTAACTGGAGTAAGGACGGACCTTCCACTATGGTGACCACCCTGCCGGGTGAAGACATCACACCGCCGGTCTGGGCGGAAGGAAGCAAGCTTGAAGCTTCCGGCATCATGAGTGACGGGTTGACGCTGACCTGGTCGGCTACGGCCACAGATGACAGCGGCATTTACGGGTACCGGATTACGAACGGAACCGGAGACCAGCCGATTACGGTTACAGATGCTGTGTACACGGAGACCGTAACCGGAGCCGTATATAGCTATCAGGTCACGGGATTGCAGCCGGGTACTACGTATAGCTTCAAAGTGGAGGCAGGAGATACGGGCGGCAATTGGAGTGCCGATGGGCCTTCGGTGTCAGCAACCACGCTGCCTGCTGAAGATACCACACCTCCGGTCTGGCCGGAGGAGAGCATGCTTGAAGCTTCACGGATTACGGCATCCGGCCTTGTGTTAACCTGGACGCAGGCTGCTGACGATACGGGAGTGACAGACTACAAAGTCTATAGGGGATCAGAGGAAATTGCTGCGTTGTCTGGAACAGAGCTGCGGTACGAGGTTACCGGGCTTGCTGCGGGAACAGCGTATCATTTCTCGGTGCAGGCCGGGGATGAGGCCGGGAATTGGAGCAAGAATGGTCCCGCTCTCTCTGTGACTACGCTAAAAGACAGCGGAGGTCCGTCTGAGCCGACGCCAGCACCAACGCTGAAACCGACGCCAACACCAACACCAGCATCTACACCAGCGCCGACATCTGCGCCTGGATCTATGACGTCATCTGCACCAACGCCAACCCCAGTGCCTGGAACAGTGGTTTCGCCAACACCGTCACCGGCTGTAACTCCGGCACCTTCTCCGGTGCCTGTCAGCCCATTCCGGGATGTGCAGGCCAAGTATAGCTGGGCATCCGAGGCGATTGACACCCTATACGGGCTGGGTATTATCACAGGAACCTCCGGTACGACGTTTAACCCGGAGAAGAACATTACGAGAGCAGACTTTGTGCTGATGCTGGTGCGGGCATTGGGACTTGAAGCGGAGGCAGAGGCAGATTCCAGCTTCGCGGATGTCAATCAGGGAACCTATTATTATGAAGCACTGGGCATCGCCAAGAAGCTGGGCATCATCCAGGGAGTTGACGGCAGCAGGTTTAATCCGAAGAGTGAAATCACCCGACAGGACATGATGGTTATTGCTTCCAGGGCGCTGAAGGCGGTGAGCAAGTTACCGGTCAGCGGCAGCGCCGGAGATTTAAGCAGCTATGTGGACCGGAATGAAGTGGCGGAGTATGCCGTGGATAGTGTTGCAGCTCTGGTAAGAGCAGGCATTGTGCAGGGAGACGGCACATCCATTCACCCTGAAGCGGCTACCACGAGGGCGGAAGCCGCTGTCATGATCTTCCGTATACTGAAGAGGTAG